A region from the Nonlabens sp. YIK11 genome encodes:
- a CDS encoding thioredoxin family protein, producing the protein MELQQIIEKSLENTLSYQQYRAFVAAHVVNGTNSGAEVTPALTEYTKLNHQRMKRLDKTVKLEPETQDFLNRFDKKISFLIITESWCGDAAQTMPMINKVAMAAGIDLKIVLRDENLELMDHFLTNGSRSIAKLLVLDASHTKVLSQWGPRPSKATVLVAEEKAQKGELSAEFKQELQNWYNKDKGKNIEKDLKQLLKVL; encoded by the coding sequence ATGGAACTACAGCAAATTATAGAGAAGTCATTAGAGAACACCTTATCCTATCAACAATACAGAGCTTTTGTAGCGGCGCACGTGGTCAATGGCACCAACAGCGGCGCTGAGGTGACTCCAGCACTAACAGAATATACAAAGCTCAATCACCAGCGCATGAAGCGACTGGACAAAACTGTCAAACTAGAGCCAGAAACCCAGGACTTTTTGAATCGGTTTGATAAAAAAATTAGCTTTTTAATCATTACCGAAAGCTGGTGCGGCGATGCCGCTCAAACCATGCCCATGATCAATAAAGTGGCTATGGCAGCTGGAATAGATCTGAAAATTGTTTTGCGAGACGAGAACCTAGAATTGATGGATCACTTTTTAACGAATGGCAGTAGATCCATAGCAAAGCTGTTGGTACTGGATGCGAGCCATACAAAAGTTCTATCCCAATGGGGTCCAAGACCTAGCAAAGCAACAGTTCTTGTGGCGGAAGAGAAAGCACAAAAAGGAGAACTGTCGGCAGAATTCAAGCAAGAGTTACAAAACTGGTACAATAAGGATAAGGGAAAGAACATCGAAAAAGATCTAAAGCAATTGCTTAAAGTCCTTTAG
- the yiaA gene encoding inner membrane protein YiaA, protein MENQINYSTEKKEILKKPTVFNGKPTAAFIAASWTALLVGMISYCVGLWNAEMMLNEKGYYFVILLFGLFSVISVQKAVRDKQEGIAVTDIYYGISWFVTIASIVLLIIGLWNADLWLSEKGFYAMSFLLSLFAAIAVQKNTRDIKFLDENGTD, encoded by the coding sequence ATGGAAAATCAAATTAATTATTCAACAGAGAAAAAAGAAATTCTCAAAAAGCCAACCGTCTTTAACGGCAAACCTACGGCAGCATTTATCGCAGCCTCGTGGACGGCGCTACTTGTAGGAATGATTTCTTACTGCGTGGGATTGTGGAATGCAGAAATGATGCTTAACGAGAAAGGTTACTACTTTGTGATACTGCTATTTGGATTATTCTCGGTTATTTCAGTGCAAAAAGCAGTGAGAGACAAACAAGAAGGCATTGCAGTTACAGATATTTATTACGGCATTAGCTGGTTTGTGACGATCGCTTCCATCGTTTTACTAATCATAGGATTGTGGAATGCCGATTTGTGGCTGAGCGAAAAAGGTTTTTATGCCATGTCATTCCTTCTTAGCCTCTTTGCAGCGATTGCCGTTCAAAAAAACACCAGAGATATAAAGTTTCTTGATGAAAACGGTACCGACTAA
- the arfB gene encoding alternative ribosome rescue aminoacyl-tRNA hydrolase ArfB — protein MDIDQLHREVNYTATTSSGAGGQHVNKVATRVQLDFDVEQSIAFAKAEHERILEALKNRLTKDGRLQLSSQDTRSQATNKERVFQKLIDVLNKARKPKKVRRKRVVPASVKRKRLNDKKKHSEKKANRKYRG, from the coding sequence ATGGACATCGACCAGCTGCATCGTGAGGTAAATTACACCGCAACAACTTCCAGTGGCGCTGGCGGGCAGCATGTCAATAAGGTAGCCACTCGAGTGCAATTGGATTTTGATGTGGAGCAAAGTATCGCTTTCGCGAAAGCGGAACACGAGAGAATTCTGGAGGCCTTAAAAAATCGACTTACAAAAGATGGACGCTTACAACTAAGCTCCCAAGACACTCGCAGTCAAGCCACCAATAAAGAAAGAGTCTTCCAGAAGCTTATAGACGTCTTGAACAAGGCTCGCAAGCCCAAAAAAGTGCGCAGGAAACGAGTCGTGCCAGCTTCTGTAAAGCGCAAGCGCTTGAACGATAAAAAGAAGCACAGCGAGAAAAAAGCAAATAGGAAATATCGCGGCTAG
- a CDS encoding DUF4301 family protein, with the protein MIELTAIQKEQLKEKGISQETLQKQISRFVNGFPTVKLKKAATVGDGIVRIPESEIKEYVDFYESKREQLDILKFVPASGAATRMFKFLHEFLQEYDASVESINSFINRKNARDLFTFFVGIEKFPFYGAVINSLKKDVENWQSLTDRDKKERFVRKMLFKDGFNFSAMPKGLVPFHSYGDHKVTAFEEHLHEASGYAATRNEARLHFTIAPAYQNHFVKEFDRIEEAVEAKTGKNYEISFSYQKPSTDTIAVDMQDQPIVDKDGKLFFRPAGHGALLENLNDQDADIIFIKNIDNVTVSTMDEDVSVYKKMLAGVLLKLQEKAFAYLNDLQKNSVDHGAFDEMEQFISDQLLRRLPRDYHKYTKQYKCEALIEALNRPLRVCGMVKNEGEPGGGPFWVTNEFGQSSLQIVESAQVDSDDYRQRKIAANCTHFNPVDLVCGVRDFQGNKFDLSQFRDLETGFITHKSRMGHELKAQELPGLWNGAMAHWNTIFVEVPLITFNPVKTVNDLLKPAHQA; encoded by the coding sequence ATGATAGAACTCACCGCCATACAAAAGGAACAACTTAAGGAAAAAGGAATATCTCAAGAAACCCTGCAAAAACAAATAAGCAGATTTGTCAATGGATTTCCGACGGTGAAACTTAAGAAGGCCGCCACCGTAGGCGATGGGATCGTACGTATTCCAGAGTCAGAAATTAAGGAATACGTGGATTTTTATGAATCCAAAAGAGAGCAACTTGATATTCTCAAATTTGTTCCAGCTAGTGGTGCCGCTACTAGAATGTTTAAGTTTTTGCATGAATTCCTTCAAGAATACGACGCCAGTGTAGAATCCATCAATTCCTTTATCAACCGTAAAAACGCAAGAGACCTATTCACCTTTTTTGTTGGGATTGAAAAGTTCCCATTCTATGGTGCGGTCATCAACTCATTGAAAAAGGATGTAGAAAACTGGCAAAGCCTCACTGACCGAGATAAAAAGGAGCGTTTTGTACGTAAAATGTTGTTCAAGGATGGTTTTAACTTTAGTGCGATGCCTAAAGGTTTGGTGCCGTTTCACAGTTATGGCGATCACAAAGTGACTGCTTTCGAAGAGCATTTACATGAGGCTTCTGGTTATGCGGCAACGAGAAATGAGGCTCGCTTACACTTTACTATAGCACCGGCTTATCAAAATCATTTTGTCAAAGAATTTGACAGAATTGAAGAGGCTGTAGAAGCAAAAACTGGTAAGAATTATGAAATATCATTCTCTTATCAAAAGCCGAGTACGGACACCATAGCCGTCGATATGCAGGATCAACCTATCGTTGACAAAGATGGAAAGTTGTTCTTTAGACCTGCTGGTCATGGTGCTCTACTAGAGAATCTTAACGATCAGGATGCAGATATTATTTTTATCAAGAACATCGATAACGTGACCGTTTCCACGATGGATGAGGATGTGAGCGTATACAAGAAAATGCTTGCTGGAGTATTGCTTAAGCTTCAAGAAAAAGCCTTTGCCTACTTGAATGACCTTCAAAAAAATTCCGTTGATCATGGTGCTTTTGATGAGATGGAACAATTTATAAGCGATCAATTGTTACGCCGCTTGCCGCGAGACTACCATAAATACACCAAACAATACAAATGTGAAGCTTTGATTGAGGCGTTGAACAGGCCGTTGAGGGTTTGCGGTATGGTAAAAAATGAAGGTGAGCCTGGTGGTGGCCCTTTTTGGGTAACCAATGAGTTTGGTCAGAGCAGCCTGCAAATCGTCGAGAGTGCACAAGTGGATAGCGATGATTACCGTCAGCGTAAAATCGCGGCCAATTGCACGCACTTTAACCCGGTCGATCTGGTGTGTGGCGTGCGTGATTTTCAAGGCAATAAGTTTGACCTGTCGCAATTTAGAGACCTTGAAACCGGATTTATTACCCATAAATCCAGAATGGGTCATGAACTAAAAGCCCAAGAACTTCCAGGATTATGGAATGGTGCCATGGCGCACTGGAATACCATTTTTGTAGAGGTGCCGCTCATCACGTTCAACCCTGTCAAGACCGTCAACGACTTACTCAAGCCCGCACACCAGGCATAG
- a CDS encoding AAA family ATPase, which yields MDKIPIQTHFDGLRVVLYGPESTGKTTLAHQLAAYYREPQVAEFARDYLQELFDKDGHICTFKDILPIAIGQRAAENIASAKAKKILFCDTDILETYVYSMAYFDKASQELLEALQQSSYDHYLLLDIDTPWVKDDLRDKPDDRKEMFDRFEQALNDFGHSYTKISGLGDRRLKLAITAIDQLL from the coding sequence ATGGATAAAATACCTATACAAACCCATTTTGACGGTTTAAGAGTCGTGCTCTACGGTCCTGAAAGTACTGGCAAAACGACGTTAGCTCATCAGCTTGCAGCGTACTATCGTGAGCCACAGGTGGCAGAGTTTGCTCGGGATTATCTTCAGGAGCTTTTTGATAAGGACGGTCATATCTGCACATTTAAGGACATTCTGCCAATTGCTATAGGACAACGAGCTGCAGAGAATATCGCTTCCGCGAAAGCGAAAAAAATACTCTTTTGCGATACAGACATACTGGAGACCTATGTCTATTCCATGGCTTATTTTGACAAGGCGTCTCAAGAATTGCTGGAAGCATTGCAACAATCCAGTTATGATCATTACTTGCTGCTGGACATTGACACACCATGGGTTAAGGACGATTTAAGAGATAAACCCGATGACCGTAAGGAAATGTTTGATAGATTTGAGCAAGCCCTCAATGATTTTGGTCATTCGTATACTAAAATTTCTGGGTTGGGCGACCGTAGATTGAAGCTCGCCATCACTGCTATAGATCAATTATTATGA
- the pnuC gene encoding nicotinamide riboside transporter PnuC, translating into MEVWDFIFGQYSEYSTTQVIIEVIAIIMSVISVLFSMRNSVLVFPFGIISTLLFIYLLYQWNLLGDMVINGYYFIMSVYGWYYWLSKGKNNQETPITKTLRQEWITATAIAICTGIAIFFLYFFTERLESWVSYIDMLTTGIFFAGMWLMARRKLEHWLVLMVGNIISVPLYFYKMHDLYGSFSLTAVLYIFLSIIAYIGYKRWIKYLYKPILTV; encoded by the coding sequence ATGGAGGTTTGGGATTTCATTTTTGGCCAGTACAGTGAGTATTCAACGACACAAGTAATTATTGAAGTCATTGCGATTATCATGAGTGTGATAAGCGTTCTATTTTCCATGCGCAATAGTGTGTTGGTATTTCCTTTTGGAATTATTAGTACGCTGCTATTTATCTATTTGCTCTATCAGTGGAACTTATTGGGTGATATGGTCATCAACGGCTATTACTTTATTATGAGTGTTTATGGATGGTATTACTGGTTGTCAAAGGGAAAAAACAATCAGGAAACACCCATCACGAAAACGCTAAGGCAAGAATGGATAACCGCAACAGCCATCGCGATTTGTACTGGTATTGCCATATTTTTCCTTTATTTTTTTACAGAAAGGCTCGAGAGTTGGGTTTCCTACATCGATATGTTAACTACAGGAATATTCTTTGCAGGGATGTGGCTTATGGCACGACGCAAATTAGAACACTGGCTGGTATTGATGGTAGGGAACATCATTTCAGTGCCGCTGTATTTTTACAAGATGCATGATTTGTATGGCTCCTTTAGCCTCACGGCGGTACTATATATTTTCCTTTCAATCATTGCATACATAGGATATAAAAGATGGATAAAATACCTATACAAACCCATTTTGACGGTTTAA
- a CDS encoding thiamine-binding protein: MEVSIELTMSPLQDDFESHIIDFIKALRDSEFEVLENPLSTQIYGEYGKLMPFLTQAIENSISKQKSVLIYMKMVKSNRADYKPHF; this comes from the coding sequence ATGGAAGTTTCCATTGAATTGACCATGTCGCCCTTACAGGACGACTTTGAATCCCATATTATTGACTTTATCAAGGCCTTGCGCGACTCAGAATTTGAGGTGCTTGAAAACCCATTATCCACCCAGATTTATGGGGAATATGGCAAGCTTATGCCGTTTTTGACTCAGGCCATTGAGAACAGCATCTCAAAGCAAAAGTCGGTATTGATCTATATGAAAATGGTCAAATCAAACCGCGCAGATTACAAGCCACATTTCTAG
- a CDS encoding geranylgeranylglyceryl/heptaprenylglyceryl phosphate synthase, producing the protein MEILKSICEFERTLGILVDPEKLKVDDFSAFAKAITSTGSILTKDLGLDQIILLIGGSTMEHVDLEAWLGAFRQQIDFKLVLFPGSAQQISERADALLFLNLISGRNPEYLIGQQIEAAKKLRNSALEIIPTAYLLLDGDQQTAVERVSKTQPIRQSEVDLITDTALAGQLMGNNLIYLEAGSGAKTPVSIEVLKKVVETIHVPVIVGGGLCSINQIKKRFEAGAKMVVVGTAMEEDINWKG; encoded by the coding sequence ATGGAAATCCTTAAAAGTATCTGTGAGTTTGAGAGGACATTGGGGATTCTAGTGGATCCTGAGAAGTTGAAAGTGGATGATTTTTCCGCTTTCGCGAAAGCGATAACTTCAACAGGCTCTATACTTACAAAAGATTTAGGTCTAGATCAAATCATTCTATTAATAGGTGGCAGCACCATGGAGCATGTGGATCTTGAAGCCTGGTTAGGCGCATTCAGACAACAAATCGATTTTAAACTAGTGTTGTTTCCAGGATCAGCGCAACAAATTTCTGAACGTGCGGATGCATTGCTCTTTCTCAACCTGATCTCTGGACGCAATCCGGAATATTTGATTGGGCAACAAATAGAAGCTGCCAAAAAGCTAAGGAATTCTGCGCTGGAAATTATTCCTACTGCATATCTTTTGCTCGATGGTGATCAACAAACCGCGGTGGAACGTGTTTCAAAAACCCAGCCCATACGACAAAGCGAGGTAGACCTCATTACAGATACGGCTCTTGCTGGCCAACTCATGGGAAATAATCTTATCTACCTAGAGGCAGGAAGTGGTGCCAAGACGCCTGTTAGTATAGAGGTGCTCAAGAAAGTGGTGGAAACCATTCATGTTCCAGTGATTGTAGGTGGTGGCTTGTGCTCCATAAATCAGATTAAAAAAAGGTTTGAAGCTGGAGCCAAAATGGTGGTCGTGGGAACTGCCATGGAAGAAGATATCAACTGGAAAGGTTAG
- a CDS encoding 4'-phosphopantetheinyl transferase family protein produces MPVIKTITNRFNTRVFVWQVTESEAWLRSGIDLSQNSINRLVTMSSEMHRRGFLSIRHLLLHAGYTDKDLYYDELGKPHLDGECYISITHSYELTAIIISDATTGIDVEKRRDKILRIAKKFVNYESDFVENQENKTSALTVIWGAKESMYKCLGQKGLGFYDHCKVEPFELASHHTISRIDFNEIQLSYDTYFEEILEYTLVYILPLS; encoded by the coding sequence ATGCCTGTTATAAAAACCATAACAAATCGATTTAATACGAGGGTTTTTGTATGGCAGGTCACCGAGTCTGAAGCATGGCTGAGATCTGGTATCGACTTATCCCAAAACTCTATCAATAGACTTGTCACGATGAGTTCTGAAATGCACCGTCGTGGTTTTTTGAGCATACGCCATTTATTGTTGCACGCTGGTTATACAGACAAGGATTTGTACTATGACGAACTAGGGAAACCCCATCTTGACGGCGAGTGTTATATCTCCATCACGCATAGTTATGAGTTGACCGCCATCATCATAAGCGACGCCACCACAGGTATCGATGTAGAGAAAAGACGTGATAAAATCTTGCGCATCGCAAAGAAGTTCGTGAATTACGAGAGCGATTTTGTAGAGAACCAAGAAAATAAAACCAGCGCACTTACGGTCATTTGGGGCGCCAAAGAATCCATGTACAAATGCCTGGGACAAAAAGGCCTGGGATTCTATGACCATTGCAAGGTCGAGCCTTTTGAGCTTGCCAGCCACCACACGATTTCAAGAATTGATTTTAACGAGATCCAGCTTTCCTACGACACCTATTTTGAGGAAATTCTTGAATACACACTCGTTTACATTCTCCCATTGTCTTGA
- the ahcY gene encoding adenosylhomocysteinase: MSTETIPYIPYKVKDISLAEYGRLEIELAEAEMPGLMALREEYGESQPLKGARIAGCLHMTIQTAVLIETLVALGADVTWSSCNIFSTQDHAAAAIAAAGIPVYAWKGMNEEEFNWCIEQTLFFGEDRKPLNMILDDGGDLTNMVFDQYPELAKGINGLSEETTTGVHRLYERMKNGTLVMPAINVNDSVTKSKFDNKYGCRESAVDAVRRATDTMLAGKRVVVCGYGDVGKGTAASFKGAGSIVTVTEIDPICALQAVMDGFEVKKLESVVGNADVVITTTGNKDIIRGEHFKAMRDKVIVCNIGHFDNEIDVAFLNKNYGDTKVEIKPQVDKYTIDGKDIILLAEGRLVNLGCATGHPSFVMSNSFTNQTLAQIELWNNRDAYENEVYMLPKHLDEKVAALHLSRMGAELTELKKDQADYIGVEVTGPFKPEYYRY, encoded by the coding sequence ATGAGCACAGAAACGATTCCATACATTCCCTATAAAGTAAAAGACATTTCCCTTGCCGAATATGGCCGTCTTGAAATAGAGCTTGCCGAGGCAGAAATGCCAGGTCTTATGGCCTTGCGTGAGGAATATGGAGAGTCCCAACCACTTAAAGGAGCACGTATAGCGGGTTGTCTACACATGACGATCCAAACTGCCGTACTTATCGAGACTCTAGTAGCTCTAGGTGCAGATGTAACTTGGTCTTCTTGTAACATTTTCTCTACACAAGACCACGCTGCTGCTGCTATTGCTGCTGCAGGAATTCCAGTTTATGCCTGGAAAGGAATGAATGAAGAAGAATTCAACTGGTGTATCGAGCAAACGCTTTTCTTTGGTGAAGATCGCAAGCCGTTGAACATGATCCTTGATGATGGTGGTGATTTGACTAACATGGTTTTTGATCAATATCCTGAACTGGCTAAAGGAATCAACGGTCTCTCTGAAGAAACTACTACTGGAGTACACAGATTGTATGAGCGCATGAAAAATGGAACACTGGTTATGCCAGCCATTAACGTGAATGACTCTGTAACAAAATCAAAATTTGATAACAAATACGGTTGTCGCGAAAGTGCTGTGGACGCCGTAAGACGTGCAACAGATACCATGCTTGCCGGTAAACGAGTAGTCGTTTGTGGTTATGGAGATGTAGGAAAAGGTACTGCAGCATCATTTAAAGGCGCTGGATCTATCGTTACAGTAACTGAAATTGATCCTATCTGTGCCCTACAAGCCGTGATGGATGGTTTTGAAGTGAAAAAATTGGAAAGCGTTGTTGGCAATGCAGATGTGGTAATTACTACTACTGGTAACAAGGACATCATACGCGGCGAGCACTTCAAAGCGATGCGTGATAAAGTGATCGTATGTAACATCGGGCACTTTGATAACGAGATTGACGTGGCCTTCCTCAACAAGAATTATGGTGATACTAAAGTAGAGATCAAGCCACAAGTGGATAAGTACACCATTGATGGCAAAGACATCATCCTACTTGCCGAAGGCCGTCTAGTCAACCTAGGTTGCGCCACTGGACACCCTAGTTTTGTGATGAGTAACTCATTTACAAATCAAACACTGGCTCAAATCGAGTTATGGAACAACAGAGACGCTTATGAAAATGAAGTGTACATGTTGCCTAAACATCTTGATGAAAAAGTGGCGGCATTACACCTGTCAAGAATGGGTGCAGAATTAACTGAATTGAAGAAGGATCAAGCCGATTATATAGGTGTTGAAGTTACTGGTCCATTCAAGCCGGAATATTACAGATATTAA
- a CDS encoding glyoxalase: MTPKGIRPFIGSDDFEQSKDFYRLIGFTENWSSTNMSYFDLGGFGFYLQDADVEDWINNTMLFLEIEDLENILEHLKSLDLQDRFKKVRLSEIVHNNWGSEFFLHDPSGILWHIGRFAK; this comes from the coding sequence ATGACACCTAAAGGAATAAGACCATTTATAGGTTCTGATGATTTTGAGCAATCAAAGGATTTTTATCGCCTTATAGGCTTTACTGAAAACTGGAGCTCCACAAACATGAGTTACTTTGATTTAGGCGGTTTTGGCTTTTACTTGCAGGATGCAGATGTAGAAGACTGGATCAATAACACGATGCTCTTTCTAGAGATAGAGGACTTGGAAAATATCTTGGAACATTTAAAATCTCTTGATCTGCAAGACAGATTTAAAAAAGTAAGGCTGTCAGAGATCGTACACAACAATTGGGGCAGCGAGTTCTTTTTGCATGACCCATCAGGTATATTATGGCATATAGGTCGTTTTGCTAAATAG
- the rpmA gene encoding 50S ribosomal protein L27 — MAHKKGVGSSKNGRESESKRLGVKIFGGQAATAGNIIIRQRGMEHHPGENVYAGKDFTLHAQVDGEVKFTKKRNNRSYVSIVPVAEA, encoded by the coding sequence ATGGCTCACAAAAAAGGAGTAGGTAGTTCGAAAAACGGAAGAGAATCAGAATCAAAACGCCTAGGTGTTAAGATTTTTGGTGGACAAGCGGCAACCGCTGGTAACATCATCATCCGTCAGCGAGGTATGGAGCACCACCCAGGTGAAAACGTATATGCTGGTAAGGACTTTACCCTACATGCACAAGTTGATGGTGAGGTAAAATTCACTAAAAAGAGAAACAATAGATCTTATGTGTCTATTGTACCAGTAGCTGAGGCTTAA
- the rplU gene encoding 50S ribosomal protein L21: MYAIVEIAGQQFKIEKDQKLFVHRLQEDEGATVSIDKVLLVGDGDNITLGAPAIEGAFAEAKVLGHLKGDKVIVFKKKRRKGYRKKNGHRQYMSQIQISSISVKGGKKKDSSESASAKAKTEKAAPVKAEEAPKGKVEQKEAPAKKAPAKKTAAKGGDDLKKIEGVGPKIASTLAEAGLATFADIANSTPEKIAEIIADVRGNHVPDTWPQQAQLAADGKWDELQELQDRLDGGVEK; the protein is encoded by the coding sequence ATGTACGCAATCGTAGAGATAGCAGGGCAACAATTCAAGATCGAGAAAGATCAGAAGTTGTTTGTACATCGCTTGCAAGAAGATGAAGGAGCCACGGTTTCCATCGATAAAGTTCTTCTAGTAGGTGACGGCGACAACATCACACTCGGCGCCCCAGCTATAGAAGGAGCATTTGCAGAAGCAAAAGTTCTGGGACACCTTAAAGGTGACAAAGTAATCGTTTTTAAGAAAAAACGTAGAAAGGGATACCGCAAGAAAAACGGTCACAGACAATATATGTCTCAAATCCAGATTTCAAGCATTTCCGTAAAAGGTGGTAAGAAGAAAGATTCTTCTGAGTCCGCTTCCGCGAAAGCGAAAACAGAAAAGGCAGCTCCTGTAAAAGCAGAAGAAGCTCCTAAAGGAAAAGTAGAGCAAAAGGAAGCTCCAGCCAAAAAGGCACCAGCTAAGAAAACAGCTGCCAAAGGTGGAGATGACCTTAAGAAAATCGAAGGAGTAGGTCCAAAGATTGCAAGTACACTAGCGGAAGCTGGTCTAGCAACATTTGCAGACATTGCCAACTCAACTCCAGAGAAAATCGCCGAGATCATTGCAGATGTACGTGGTAACCACGTGCCTGATACATGGCCACAGCAAGCCCAACTTGCCGCAGATGGGAAGTGGGATGAATTACAAGAACTTCAAGATCGTCTAGATGGCGGCGTTGAAAAATAA
- a CDS encoding DUF4199 domain-containing protein yields the protein MNNNLKYGLYIAATLIAYFLIIDLLGLAEVVYLSFLNAIITGGCIFLAVRDVYKLSKDRFKYMEGFTAALQAGLVGTTIYTIFMAVYLFEVRPELAEALQEKITIAGSGIEVAILLFIFLSGLATTVVSALVVIPIYKQSWNTRKVRKDQHPMNDKH from the coding sequence ATGAATAATAATCTTAAATACGGCCTCTATATAGCAGCGACATTAATCGCTTACTTTTTAATTATTGACCTTTTAGGCCTTGCAGAAGTCGTTTATCTGTCCTTTTTAAATGCCATCATTACTGGTGGTTGTATATTTCTTGCTGTAAGGGATGTGTACAAGCTAAGTAAGGACCGTTTTAAATATATGGAAGGTTTTACTGCCGCACTGCAGGCAGGATTAGTAGGTACGACCATTTATACCATATTTATGGCTGTTTACCTTTTTGAGGTTAGGCCAGAACTAGCCGAGGCTCTTCAAGAAAAAATTACAATAGCAGGTAGCGGTATCGAGGTAGCTATACTTCTTTTCATATTCCTTTCAGGACTTGCCACGACCGTGGTGAGTGCGCTAGTTGTAATACCTATCTACAAACAATCATGGAATACCAGGAAGGTTCGCAAGGATCAACATCCCATGAATGACAAGCACTAA